A stretch of Desulfobacter hydrogenophilus DNA encodes these proteins:
- a CDS encoding NAD(P)H-hydrate dehydratase, whose product MLLIVGTVPDETFPLTIGPPALEGADMIINGIRVPVNRGTPALVGAVLAACQVLGQIPVTTALVGDIGTGKGSRKLYEHLSRELSGIAPTTLAFHYLQPDVDWHNKILFAAEEMKKRPVLIADAGFMYAAKMSGQAPNYDLFTPDVGELSFLADETAPHPFYTRGFILHQDNQVPDLIARAYEYKNGARHLLVKGSVDYVVADGEITGRISNPAAEAMEAMGGTGDTLTGLACALIESGKSIPEACRIAARVNRMAGVYANPTPASQVMDIILQIPKALARVLEDPNTDVRLDTKE is encoded by the coding sequence ATGCTCCTGATCGTCGGTACAGTGCCGGATGAGACCTTCCCTTTGACCATTGGGCCACCGGCCCTGGAAGGCGCCGATATGATCATCAACGGCATTCGTGTGCCTGTGAACCGGGGGACCCCGGCCCTGGTCGGTGCAGTACTGGCCGCCTGTCAAGTGCTTGGGCAGATACCGGTTACAACCGCTTTAGTCGGTGACATCGGCACCGGAAAGGGCAGCCGAAAACTTTATGAACACCTGTCCCGGGAGTTGTCGGGTATAGCGCCAACCACCCTGGCGTTTCACTATCTTCAGCCCGACGTAGACTGGCACAACAAAATTCTTTTCGCCGCAGAAGAGATGAAAAAAAGGCCTGTTCTTATCGCGGATGCCGGTTTCATGTACGCCGCCAAGATGAGCGGCCAGGCCCCAAACTATGACCTTTTTACCCCGGATGTGGGGGAACTGTCCTTTCTGGCTGACGAAACTGCTCCCCATCCTTTTTACACCAGAGGCTTTATTCTGCACCAGGACAACCAGGTGCCGGATCTTATTGCCCGGGCCTATGAATACAAAAACGGGGCCCGTCATCTTCTGGTCAAGGGCAGTGTGGATTATGTGGTGGCTGACGGTGAAATTACAGGCCGAATCAGCAATCCTGCGGCCGAAGCCATGGAGGCCATGGGCGGCACCGGAGACACCCTGACCGGGCTTGCCTGCGCTTTGATCGAATCCGGTAAAAGCATCCCGGAAGCCTGCCGCATTGCAGCCCGTGTCAATCGAATGGCCGGGGTCTATGCCAACCCGACACCCGCCTCACAGGTGATGGACATTATTCTGCAGATCCCCAAAGCTTTGGCCCGGGTTCTGGAAGATCCAAACACGGATGTTCGTTTAGATACTAAGGAATGA
- a CDS encoding alpha/beta hydrolase: MGRSLGSASALELAATRQDSIDRLIIESGFAHAAPLLKTLGLDPDMIGFQETQGFGNADKIRHWNKPLLIIHAQFDHIIDFSQGEALYNLCPSADKDLLMIPGANHNDIFIKGFDQYMDSLKTFLIPPNESE; this comes from the coding sequence ATGGGCCGCTCCCTTGGCAGTGCATCGGCTCTGGAACTGGCAGCCACCCGCCAAGATAGCATTGACAGGCTGATCATCGAAAGCGGATTTGCCCATGCAGCACCGCTTTTAAAAACTCTCGGGCTTGATCCTGACATGATCGGTTTTCAGGAAACACAAGGATTCGGCAATGCCGATAAAATCAGGCATTGGAACAAACCCCTTTTAATTATCCATGCCCAGTTTGACCATATTATTGACTTTTCACAAGGCGAAGCGCTTTACAATCTTTGCCCTTCTGCCGACAAAGACCTTTTGATGATCCCTGGTGCCAATCACAATGATATTTTTATCAAGGGGTTTGATCAGTATATGGACAGTCTGAAAACTTTTCTCATCCCACCAAATGAGTCTGAATAA
- a CDS encoding transposase has product MKIRNEADVLINKLLPFVEKYTDSLNTELTQSSPGMTLSKSQKFWLGFCITGIILTSSINWAAFSRISVGLYKTTALSWMFRHSKIAWEHLFHLSLKIIFKVYGITKGVVSIDDSDKKRSKCTTKIFGVHKIKDKSTGGFCMGQGLVFLVLITPKLSFPIGYAFHIPDPKISEWTKEDKRLKKAGVPKSERPKKPVRSEEYPTIPMIAKALLKIFVEKHPEIKIEAIVADALYGNAEFMDEASKIAGNAQVISQIRYNQNILLKSDKKSVETYFKNIQPIQKTIHVRGGKEVVVLIKSARIHVCAHKKKRFVIAIKYIGEKDYRYLAASDLTWRYPDIIDAFTLRWLVEVFIQDHKTNEGWGNLTKQPDEDGSYRSLTLSLLVDHCLLLHPDQVASINNKLHARTVGSLCDTVKVDCILSFVEQIIHSDDPESHFKQISVFLKEHFVKANDSQKHMNLNSWGNYQSAPSLKYKAFC; this is encoded by the coding sequence ATGAAAATAAGGAATGAGGCGGATGTGTTAATAAATAAGCTGTTGCCGTTTGTTGAAAAGTATACTGATTCACTGAATACTGAATTAACACAGTCATCCCCAGGAATGACCTTAAGCAAATCACAAAAATTCTGGCTGGGTTTCTGCATCACTGGAATCATCTTGACCAGCAGCATCAATTGGGCTGCTTTTTCACGTATCAGTGTGGGATTGTATAAAACTACAGCTCTTTCCTGGATGTTTCGCCATTCTAAAATTGCTTGGGAGCATCTGTTTCATCTCAGCCTTAAAATTATTTTCAAAGTATATGGCATTACCAAAGGTGTTGTCAGTATTGATGATTCCGATAAAAAGCGTAGTAAATGCACAACAAAAATTTTTGGAGTCCACAAAATAAAAGACAAATCAACGGGTGGTTTTTGCATGGGGCAAGGCTTAGTATTTTTGGTGTTGATAACACCAAAACTCAGCTTTCCAATTGGCTACGCCTTTCATATTCCTGATCCAAAAATCAGCGAATGGACCAAGGAGGATAAAAGATTAAAAAAGGCTGGCGTACCAAAATCAGAACGCCCAAAAAAACCGGTGCGCTCAGAAGAATATCCTACCATTCCAATGATTGCCAAGGCTCTTTTAAAAATATTTGTAGAGAAACACCCGGAAATAAAAATAGAAGCGATTGTTGCAGATGCCTTATATGGGAATGCTGAGTTCATGGATGAAGCGTCTAAAATTGCAGGAAACGCCCAAGTTATCAGCCAAATAAGGTACAATCAAAATATTTTACTCAAGAGCGATAAAAAATCAGTTGAAACATATTTTAAAAATATTCAACCAATTCAAAAGACCATACATGTACGTGGAGGTAAAGAGGTTGTTGTACTCATTAAAAGTGCCAGAATACATGTGTGTGCTCATAAGAAAAAAAGATTTGTCATTGCAATAAAATACATTGGAGAAAAGGACTATCGGTATCTTGCCGCTTCGGATCTGACCTGGCGATATCCTGATATCATAGACGCATTTACACTCAGATGGTTAGTAGAGGTTTTTATTCAAGACCATAAGACGAATGAAGGCTGGGGAAATTTGACCAAACAACCTGATGAAGACGGGTCTTACAGAAGTTTGACCCTGAGTCTGTTGGTTGATCATTGTCTCCTGCTTCATCCTGACCAGGTGGCCTCGATAAATAACAAACTGCACGCAAGAACTGTTGGCAGCCTATGTGACACCGTCAAAGTTGACTGCATCTTATCCTTTGTCGAACAAATCATTCATAGTGATGACCCAGAATCCCATTTCAAGCAGATCTCGGTATTTTTAAAAGAGCATTTTGTAAAGGCAAACGATTCTCAAAAGCACATGAATCTAAATTCTTGGGGGAATTATCAATCCGCCCCATCATTAAAATACAAAGCATTCTGTTAA
- a CDS encoding alpha/beta hydrolase, whose translation MKKSQTNPYAALDQPQVLQFLFHPRRDYPGKAVSDKEYLIPVDQDIEVGAAFHLADPSFSNILFFHGNGEVVSDYDDLGPIFNRQGINFLVVDYRGYGKSSGSPTVSSMLLDCHKILDFVITELKNQNFTGSLTLDDPVFKN comes from the coding sequence ATGAAAAAAAGTCAGACCAATCCATATGCGGCCCTGGATCAACCCCAGGTGCTTCAATTTCTGTTTCACCCACGGCGTGATTACCCGGGAAAGGCCGTTTCCGACAAGGAATATCTTATTCCGGTTGACCAGGATATTGAAGTTGGGGCGGCCTTTCACCTGGCAGATCCGTCATTTTCCAACATTCTTTTCTTCCACGGCAATGGCGAGGTCGTATCAGACTATGATGATCTTGGCCCCATTTTTAATCGTCAGGGCATCAACTTCCTGGTGGTCGACTACCGGGGATACGGCAAATCCTCAGGCTCGCCCACGGTCTCCTCAATGCTTCTGGATTGCCATAAAATTCTTGATTTTGTCATCACCGAACTTAAAAATCAAAATTTCACAGGCTCCCTTACACTCGATGATCCAGTTTTTAAAAATTGA
- a CDS encoding asparaginase domain-containing protein gives MDTISIITTGGTIDKIYFDAKSEYEVGPPNAMEVLNQFNLQVPYTITSLMRKDSLDLTDEDRGLIAKTVAADPCRMIIITHGTDTMPETARHIIAHGGAKDKIVVLTGALLPAMFSATDAIFNIGCALGAVQKACPGVYIAMNGKIFMGEKVIKNRKLGRFEES, from the coding sequence ATGGACACAATTTCAATCATTACCACCGGCGGAACCATTGATAAAATTTATTTTGATGCAAAAAGTGAATATGAAGTGGGGCCTCCCAACGCCATGGAGGTGCTTAACCAATTCAATCTGCAAGTCCCTTACACCATTACGTCACTTATGCGTAAAGACAGCCTCGATTTAACAGATGAGGACAGGGGACTTATCGCCAAAACGGTTGCGGCTGACCCCTGCAGGATGATTATTATCACCCACGGAACAGATACCATGCCGGAAACAGCCAGACACATCATCGCTCATGGCGGCGCAAAGGATAAAATCGTTGTACTCACAGGCGCGCTTCTTCCTGCCATGTTCAGTGCCACGGACGCGATTTTTAATATCGGCTGTGCCTTGGGCGCTGTTCAAAAGGCTTGCCCCGGTGTTTATATCGCCATGAACGGAAAAATATTCATGGGGGAAAAGGTAATCAAAAACAGAAAATTGGGCAGGTTTGAAGAAAGTTGA
- a CDS encoding transposase has product MKIRNEADVLINKLLPFVEKYTDSLNTELTQSSPGMTLSKSQKFWLGFCITGIILTSSINWAAFSRISVGLYKTTALSWMFRHSKIAWEHLFHLSLKIIFKVYGITKGVVSIDDSDKKRSKCTTKIFGVHKIKDKSTGGFCMGQGLVFLVLITPKLSFPIGYAFHIPDPKISEWTKEDKRLKKAGVPKSERPKKPVRSEEYPTIPMIAKALLKIFVEKHPEIKIEAIVADALYGNAEFMDEASKIAGNAQVISQIRYNQNILLKSDKKSVETYFKNIQPIQKTIHVRGGKEVVVLIKSARIHVCAHKKKRFVIAIKYIGEKDYRYLAASDLTWRYPDIIDAFTLRWLVEVFIQDHKTNEGWGNLTKQPDEDGSYRSLTLSLLVDHCLLLHPDQVASINNKLHARTVGSLCDTVKVDCILSFVEQIIHSDDPESHFKQISVFLKEHFVKANDSQKHMNLNSWGNYQSAPSLKYKAFC; this is encoded by the coding sequence ATGAAAATAAGGAATGAGGCGGATGTGTTAATAAATAAGCTGTTGCCGTTTGTTGAAAAGTATACTGATTCACTGAATACTGAATTAACACAGTCATCCCCAGGAATGACCTTAAGCAAATCACAAAAATTCTGGCTGGGTTTCTGCATCACTGGAATCATCTTGACCAGCAGCATCAATTGGGCTGCTTTTTCACGTATCAGTGTGGGATTGTATAAAACTACAGCTCTTTCCTGGATGTTTCGCCATTCTAAAATTGCTTGGGAGCATCTGTTTCATCTCAGCCTTAAAATTATTTTCAAAGTATATGGCATTACCAAAGGTGTTGTCAGTATTGATGATTCCGATAAAAAGCGTAGTAAATGCACAACAAAAATTTTTGGAGTCCACAAAATAAAAGACAAATCAACGGGTGGTTTTTGCATGGGGCAAGGCTTAGTATTTTTGGTGTTGATAACACCAAAACTCAGCTTTCCAATTGGCTACGCCTTTCATATTCCTGATCCAAAAATCAGCGAATGGACCAAGGAGGATAAAAGATTAAAAAAGGCTGGCGTACCAAAATCAGAACGCCCAAAAAAACCGGTGCGCTCAGAAGAATATCCTACCATTCCAATGATTGCCAAGGCTCTTTTAAAAATATTTGTAGAGAAACACCCGGAAATAAAAATAGAAGCGATTGTTGCAGATGCCTTATATGGGAATGCTGAGTTCATGGATGAAGCGTCTAAAATTGCAGGAAACGCCCAAGTTATCAGCCAAATAAGGTACAATCAAAATATTTTACTCAAGAGCGATAAAAAATCAGTTGAAACATATTTTAAAAATATTCAACCAATTCAAAAGACCATACATGTACGTGGAGGTAAAGAGGTTGTTGTACTCATTAAAAGTGCCAGAATACATGTGTGTGCTCATAAGAAAAAAAGATTTGTCATTGCAATAAAATACATTGGAGAAAAGGACTATCGGTATCTTGCCGCTTCGGATCTGACCTGGCGATATCCTGATATCATAGACGCATTTACACTCAGATGGTTAGTAGAGGTTTTTATTCAAGACCATAAGACGAATGAAGGCTGGGGAAATTTGACCAAACAACCTGATGAAGACGGGTCTTACAGAAGTTTGACCCTGAGTCTGTTGGTTGATCATTGTCTCCTGCTTCATCCTGACCAGGTGGCCTCGATAAATAACAAACTGCACGCAAGAACTGTTGGCAGCCTATGTGACACCGTCAAAGTTGACTGCATCTTATCCTTTGTCGAACAAATCATTCATAGTGATGACCCAGAATCCCATTTCAAGCAGATCTCGGTATTTTTAAAAGAGCATTTTGTAAAGGCAAACGATTCTCAAAAGCACATGAATCTAAATTCTTGGGGGAATTATCAATCCGCCCCATCATTAAAATACAAAGCATTCTGTTAG
- the ybaK gene encoding Cys-tRNA(Pro) deacylase: MTPAINTAQKAKIDFKIHEYNHDPRAESYGQEAAEKLGVSPDQLFKTLVVSMNSKELSVAILPVSCQLNLKLFARAMGAKKAAMADKKLVEKTTGYILGGVSPIGQKKKLSTVVHDTAKNFKTIFVSAGKRGLDIELAPDDLVKLVNGKFECICE; this comes from the coding sequence ATGACACCAGCCATTAACACAGCCCAAAAAGCAAAAATCGATTTTAAGATCCATGAATACAACCACGACCCCAGGGCAGAGTCTTATGGGCAAGAGGCGGCTGAAAAACTTGGGGTCAGCCCTGACCAGCTTTTTAAAACCCTTGTCGTGTCAATGAACAGCAAAGAACTCAGTGTTGCCATCCTGCCTGTGTCCTGCCAATTGAATTTAAAATTGTTTGCCAGGGCCATGGGTGCAAAAAAAGCTGCCATGGCGGATAAAAAGCTGGTGGAAAAGACAACTGGCTATATCCTGGGCGGTGTTAGTCCCATCGGGCAAAAGAAAAAACTGTCAACAGTGGTTCATGACACTGCAAAGAATTTTAAGACGATTTTTGTCAGTGCCGGAAAACGAGGGCTTGACATTGAACTGGCACCGGACGATCTGGTTAAACTGGTCAACGGAAAATTTGAATGCATTTGCGAATAA
- a CDS encoding chorismate-binding protein, with amino-acid sequence MNSVTPIDCLIDNLIKKNAAFACWFQPSSDSPQLIAGSQDDILFPESIQQLSRVRGFVFAPFKISNHAPVIALQPAIHLKGYDQIQAFDPGILTSAPFRQKAKAPCISTNFQDYLVCVNHAIEQIHAAQFSKVIVSRRICKEKKNESMGRLFLGMHDVNPGVFVFVVNLPKAGLWMGATPELLFRSDGRHAQTVSLAATQSRRPDGRYCWFTKEIEEQAFVSRYTLDVLHRFGFSSYQTKGPQDLETATVAHLKTSFFFSGEQIQDRLGEFVEQLCPTPAVCGLPKVEADQFIQAFEPHDRRYYTGFLGPWRLEQNGTDVYVNLRSMEIEDSQYVLYTGGGITARSDPEQEWEETTQKSRTLLNAIEALQEQA; translated from the coding sequence ATGAACAGCGTTACACCGATTGATTGTCTGATTGATAATCTGATAAAAAAAAATGCCGCATTTGCCTGCTGGTTCCAACCGTCCAGTGACAGCCCACAACTGATTGCAGGGTCGCAGGATGATATTCTATTCCCGGAAAGTATACAGCAGTTAAGCCGGGTCCGCGGGTTTGTGTTTGCCCCGTTTAAAATATCGAATCATGCCCCTGTCATTGCTTTGCAGCCGGCCATACATCTTAAAGGTTACGATCAAATCCAGGCGTTTGACCCAGGAATTTTGACGTCGGCTCCTTTTCGTCAGAAAGCAAAAGCTCCCTGCATTTCAACAAATTTTCAGGATTACCTGGTGTGTGTCAACCATGCCATTGAACAAATCCACGCCGCACAATTTTCCAAGGTCATTGTCTCCCGGCGCATTTGCAAAGAGAAAAAGAATGAATCCATGGGCCGGTTGTTTCTTGGGATGCATGATGTAAACCCGGGCGTGTTTGTCTTTGTGGTAAACCTGCCCAAGGCCGGGCTTTGGATGGGGGCTACCCCTGAACTGTTGTTTCGCTCCGATGGGCGACATGCCCAGACCGTGTCCCTGGCCGCCACCCAGTCCCGGCGCCCCGATGGTCGATACTGCTGGTTTACCAAGGAGATCGAAGAGCAGGCCTTTGTCTCCAGGTACACGCTGGATGTGCTTCACCGGTTTGGTTTTTCGTCCTATCAGACAAAGGGGCCCCAGGACCTTGAAACAGCTACTGTGGCCCATTTGAAAACCTCTTTCTTTTTTTCCGGGGAACAAATCCAGGATCGGCTAGGCGAATTTGTTGAACAGCTTTGCCCGACGCCTGCGGTTTGCGGTTTGCCCAAGGTCGAGGCAGATCAGTTTATCCAGGCCTTTGAACCCCACGACCGACGCTATTATACCGGGTTTCTGGGGCCCTGGCGCCTTGAGCAAAACGGCACCGACGTTTATGTGAACCTGCGCAGCATGGAAATTGAAGATTCCCAGTATGTCCTCTACACCGGCGGGGGAATCACGGCCCGGTCCGACCCGGAACAGGAGTGGGAAGAGACCACGCAAAAGTCCAGAACGCTTTTAAACGCCATAGAGGCATTGCAGGAACAGGCATGA
- the menD gene encoding 2-succinyl-5-enolpyruvyl-6-hydroxy-3-cyclohexene-1-carboxylic-acid synthase, protein MMISTKRHVQQLAALLRSKNISDVVLCPGSRNGPLIHTLAGCKAFDCRVVVDERSAGYFALGVAQAKKKPVAIVCSSGTAAVNFAPAVAEAFYQNIPLIVVTADRPAYWIDQLENQCIHQTALYRNFIKQSCSLPLAESDSQLWYGARLINDILNTAVSDAPGPVHINIPLEEPLHQTVEAQLPDVKVIEADDTRTNPDEKALTGVVEEISRADKILVLAGQSSGNADLSRALTLFAQKTGAVVAAEHLANLQIPSECCCVRPELVLGSISPGDAAVFQPDLLITFGRHFVSKRIRQFLRDYKPDKHIHVDAGGRHVDTYQALTRVCAMSPERFFKQLAGIQIQKSSGEYAGAWKDREQEALQIYKQYLTLAPFSDFTVCAGALKAVPEDSVIHLGNSSTVRYAVLNPGIKGVTWLGNRGTSGIDGSISTAVGYASCNSGINTIILGDLSFFYDSNGLWNKYLGKNLRIVLLNNGGGNIFSFVEDLAGRTGEDNQAVFKNYFFAGHRTKAKGLASAFGLDYLQADSGSPLDKALEQLYNPDRTAPTLLEVFTDAQTNTKVFKGVFKKIKKVLINSA, encoded by the coding sequence ATGATGATTTCAACAAAGCGCCATGTGCAGCAGCTGGCCGCTCTATTACGGAGTAAAAATATTTCAGATGTTGTGCTGTGTCCCGGATCCAGGAATGGTCCCTTAATTCATACTCTGGCAGGTTGCAAAGCGTTTGACTGCCGGGTGGTTGTGGATGAGCGCAGTGCCGGTTATTTTGCCCTGGGGGTAGCCCAGGCAAAGAAAAAACCGGTTGCTATTGTGTGCAGTTCCGGTACGGCTGCTGTTAATTTTGCCCCGGCTGTGGCCGAGGCCTTTTACCAGAATATCCCCTTGATCGTGGTGACTGCGGACCGGCCCGCTTACTGGATTGATCAGCTGGAAAACCAGTGCATCCATCAAACGGCGCTGTATCGAAATTTTATCAAACAATCGTGTTCACTGCCCTTGGCGGAGTCGGACAGTCAGTTGTGGTACGGTGCGCGTTTGATTAACGATATACTGAATACAGCCGTGTCTGATGCGCCGGGACCTGTGCATATCAACATTCCCCTTGAAGAGCCTTTGCACCAGACCGTGGAGGCACAACTGCCTGATGTTAAAGTGATTGAGGCGGATGATACACGGACAAATCCTGACGAAAAAGCCTTGACCGGGGTGGTCGAAGAGATCTCCCGGGCAGATAAAATACTTGTACTGGCAGGCCAGTCCTCCGGCAACGCAGACCTTAGCCGTGCACTGACCCTGTTTGCGCAAAAAACCGGTGCCGTGGTTGCCGCCGAGCACCTGGCCAATTTGCAGATACCTTCTGAGTGCTGCTGTGTCCGTCCGGAATTGGTGCTTGGGTCCATATCCCCTGGTGATGCAGCTGTCTTTCAGCCTGACCTGCTGATTACCTTTGGCAGGCACTTTGTGTCCAAACGTATCCGGCAATTTTTAAGAGATTACAAACCGGATAAACATATTCATGTGGATGCCGGCGGCCGGCATGTGGACACCTACCAGGCATTGACTCGTGTTTGTGCCATGTCCCCGGAACGGTTTTTTAAGCAGTTGGCCGGGATTCAGATCCAAAAGTCATCCGGTGAGTATGCCGGGGCTTGGAAAGACCGGGAACAAGAGGCCTTGCAAATTTATAAACAATATCTGACCCTGGCCCCTTTTAGTGATTTTACGGTATGTGCCGGTGCATTAAAGGCCGTGCCGGAAGATTCAGTCATTCACCTTGGTAACAGCTCCACCGTAAGATATGCTGTGTTAAATCCCGGCATCAAAGGTGTTACCTGGCTTGGTAACCGAGGGACCAGCGGTATTGACGGTTCTATTTCCACAGCAGTGGGGTATGCCTCATGCAACTCCGGGATAAATACGATTATACTGGGAGATCTCTCTTTTTTCTACGATTCCAATGGATTGTGGAATAAATACCTGGGGAAAAATTTAAGGATTGTTCTACTCAATAACGGCGGTGGTAATATTTTCAGTTTTGTGGAAGACCTTGCCGGCCGCACCGGGGAGGACAATCAAGCGGTGTTTAAAAATTATTTTTTTGCGGGTCACAGGACAAAAGCCAAGGGCCTTGCATCAGCCTTCGGCCTTGACTATTTGCAGGCTGACTCAGGTTCCCCGTTGGACAAGGCCCTTGAACAACTTTATAATCCTGATCGGACTGCCCCTACCCTTCTAGAGGTGTTTACGGATGCCCAAACCAACACAAAGGTATTTAAGGGAGTGTTTAAAAAAATTAAAAAAGTACTGATCAATAGTGCTTGA
- the menB gene encoding 1,4-dihydroxy-2-naphthoyl-CoA synthase, with product MTEERQWETIKEFEDIFFEYYEGIGKITINRERYRNAFRPTTVHEISESLRICREDKRINVIVLTGAGDTAFCAGGDQNVKGEGGYIDKDGTPRLNILEVQKQIRSMPKPVIAMVNGFAIGGGHVLHVVCDITIASENAIFGQTGPKVGSFDAGLGSSYLASTIGQKKAREIWFMCRQYTAAEALEMGLVNTVVPLDQLEDETVAWAMKMQEHSPLALRMIKLGLNAELDGQLGLQEFAGNATLLYYLTQEAQEGKNAFLEKRKPDFSQFPKFP from the coding sequence ATGACAGAAGAACGCCAGTGGGAAACCATCAAAGAGTTTGAAGATATCTTTTTTGAATATTATGAGGGCATCGGCAAGATCACCATTAACCGTGAACGCTACCGCAATGCCTTCCGTCCCACCACCGTCCATGAGATCAGCGAATCCTTGCGCATCTGCCGGGAGGATAAGCGTATCAATGTGATTGTCCTGACCGGGGCAGGGGATACGGCTTTTTGCGCCGGCGGCGACCAGAATGTCAAAGGGGAGGGGGGGTACATTGACAAGGACGGCACACCACGGCTGAATATCCTGGAAGTTCAGAAACAGATTCGGTCTATGCCCAAACCCGTGATTGCCATGGTCAACGGTTTTGCCATTGGCGGCGGCCATGTGCTGCATGTGGTGTGCGATATCACCATAGCCAGTGAAAACGCGATCTTTGGTCAGACCGGGCCCAAGGTGGGCAGTTTTGATGCAGGATTAGGCTCCTCCTATCTGGCCAGCACTATCGGGCAGAAAAAGGCCCGGGAGATCTGGTTCATGTGTCGTCAATATACGGCGGCCGAGGCCCTGGAGATGGGTTTGGTCAATACGGTTGTGCCCCTGGATCAGCTTGAGGATGAGACCGTGGCCTGGGCCATGAAAATGCAGGAACACAGTCCCTTGGCCCTTCGTATGATCAAACTGGGGCTCAATGCCGAGCTTGACGGCCAGTTGGGACTCCAGGAGTTTGCCGGTAACGCCACGCTGTTGTATTACCTGACCCAGGAGGCCCAGGAAGGCAAAAACGCATTTCTTGAAAAGCGGAAACCGGATTTTAGTCAATTTCCAAAGTTCCCTTAA
- a CDS encoding o-succinylbenzoate synthase, translating into MKARVLEHKLQFKRPAGTSRGVLNHRRVWYLILEKEGRVGVGECAPLPGLSAETIPEVEQAFAALTADPDGFCAQAAQQSIPSSVRFAVETALRDLEQTGTQLLFPSSFTRGDKGIPINGLIWMGAPSFMKEQVRQKLDLGWRCIKLKIGALQFEEELAILKSIRAEYSADDIILRVDANGGFSPDKVLDRMGQLAELDLHSIEQPIAKGQWPQMAQVCKQSPLDIAFDEELIGITAREDKIRLLDTLAPHYLVLKPSLHGGMKGCDEWIELADERGIGWWVTSYLESNLGLSAIAQWVFLKQPHMHQGLGTGQLFTNNMASPLQIRGEKLFFDPGKRFIFPGIF; encoded by the coding sequence ATGAAAGCACGTGTACTTGAACATAAATTACAGTTTAAACGACCGGCAGGGACATCCCGGGGGGTGCTGAACCACCGCCGGGTCTGGTACCTTATTCTGGAAAAAGAGGGCAGGGTTGGGGTGGGGGAATGCGCACCCTTACCGGGGTTGAGCGCTGAGACCATTCCTGAGGTGGAACAGGCCTTTGCAGCACTTACCGCAGATCCGGATGGTTTTTGTGCCCAGGCGGCTCAGCAGAGTATACCCTCTTCGGTACGGTTTGCCGTGGAAACCGCCCTCAGGGATCTGGAACAGACCGGCACGCAGCTTCTGTTTCCTTCCAGCTTCACCCGGGGGGACAAAGGCATCCCCATCAACGGACTGATCTGGATGGGGGCACCCTCGTTCATGAAAGAACAGGTTCGGCAGAAACTGGATTTGGGGTGGCGGTGCATCAAGCTTAAAATCGGGGCGCTTCAGTTTGAAGAAGAACTTGCCATCCTTAAAAGCATCCGGGCGGAATACAGTGCCGATGACATTATTTTACGGGTGGATGCCAATGGCGGTTTCTCCCCGGATAAGGTTCTGGACCGGATGGGGCAGCTGGCAGAACTGGATCTGCATTCCATTGAGCAGCCCATCGCCAAAGGCCAGTGGCCGCAAATGGCCCAAGTGTGCAAACAGTCACCCCTGGACATTGCCTTTGACGAGGAACTCATCGGGATTACAGCACGTGAAGACAAAATTCGTCTCCTGGACACCCTTGCCCCCCATTATCTGGTGCTGAAACCCAGTTTGCACGGCGGGATGAAAGGGTGTGACGAATGGATTGAACTGGCTGATGAAAGGGGGATCGGCTGGTGGGTTACTTCTTATCTTGAATCCAACCTGGGTTTAAGTGCCATTGCCCAGTGGGTCTTTTTAAAGCAGCCCCATATGCACCAGGGCCTTGGTACGGGGCAGTTATTTACCAATAATATGGCCTCCCCCCTGCAAATCCGTGGGGAAAAACTCTTTTTTGATCCGGGTAAACGGTTTATCTTTCCGGGGATTTTCTAA